A portion of the Candidatus Obscuribacterales bacterium genome contains these proteins:
- a CDS encoding Tic22 family protein, which produces SMLARLTEAQPSLANSIEIQVINLEGLIETLQTSDNDELNRILLIPPTDSLQYILDGAPQPQ; this is translated from the coding sequence ATCCATGCTGGCTCGCCTGACAGAAGCGCAGCCATCGCTTGCAAATTCGATTGAAATTCAGGTGATTAACTTAGAAGGGTTGATTGAAACCCTACAAACCAGCGATAATGACGAACTCAATCGCATTCTGTTGATTCCTCCAACAGATTCGTTACAGTATATTCTTGACGGTGCGCCTCAACCTCAGTAG